In the Kitasatospora terrestris genome, one interval contains:
- a CDS encoding anti-sigma factor, translating to MSEGRTEGGSRSRWAQLARRSEQPAPAAAPELRALPVRPVEPAVEEHLGDRLSAYLDGELGHDSRERVQAHLATCPDCLAEAESARAVKRALHGTGTPPPSSMLMARLLAVAALPDDSDGAQGPGPQPPHSATDPHTGRDEPGPSTGVFGGSRLTGGSFGRGAGSTFGGGALGADAPIPGIDPRARRPFGEPFAGRRGQSALPRPLAAVAGAPVLRAAPRGRRLVFAAAGAVSVAAVTLGSVGSLPAASGGAQRPTTVTPAGGVVPVNAQLTADFRDYPSHGRSGPTEPGDPHGLLR from the coding sequence ATGAGCGAGGGCCGCACGGAAGGCGGCAGCCGCTCCCGCTGGGCGCAGCTCGCCCGGCGCTCCGAGCAGCCCGCGCCGGCCGCCGCGCCCGAGCTGCGCGCCCTGCCGGTGCGTCCGGTCGAGCCGGCCGTCGAGGAGCACCTCGGCGACCGCCTCTCGGCGTACCTGGACGGCGAACTCGGCCACGACTCCCGCGAGCGGGTCCAGGCCCACCTGGCGACCTGCCCGGACTGCCTGGCGGAGGCCGAGTCGGCCCGCGCGGTCAAACGCGCCCTGCACGGCACCGGCACCCCGCCGCCGTCCTCCATGCTGATGGCCCGGCTGCTGGCGGTCGCCGCCCTGCCGGACGACTCCGACGGCGCCCAGGGCCCCGGCCCGCAGCCGCCGCACTCCGCGACCGACCCGCACACCGGGCGGGACGAGCCCGGCCCGTCCACCGGCGTGTTCGGCGGCAGCCGGCTGACCGGCGGCTCGTTCGGCCGCGGCGCGGGCTCCACCTTCGGCGGCGGCGCGCTCGGCGCGGACGCCCCGATACCCGGGATCGACCCGCGCGCCCGCCGCCCCTTCGGCGAGCCCTTCGCGGGCCGGCGCGGCCAGTCCGCGCTGCCGCGCCCGCTCGCCGCCGTCGCCGGGGCCCCGGTCCTGCGCGCCGCCCCGCGCGGCCGCCGACTGGTCTTCGCCGCGGCCGGCGCCGTCTCCGTCGCCGCCGTCACCCTCGGCAGCGTCGGCAGCCTCCCGGCCGCCTCCGGGGGCGCCCAGCGCCCCACCACCGTCACCCCGGCCGGCGGCGTCGTCCCGGTCAACGCCCAGCTCACGGCCGACTTCCGCGACTACCCCTCGCACGGCCGGTCCGGCCCGACCGAGCCGGGTGACCCGCACGGTCTGCTGCGCTAA
- the sigE gene encoding RNA polymerase sigma factor SigE, translated as MNQTLHSPLDKSDEDDSTTETVGTLATFAEGPDAQSWTPPSWEEIVEAHSARVYRLAYRLTGNQHDAEDLTQEVFVRVFRSLSTYTPGTFEGWLHRITTNLFLDMVRRRQRIRFDALAEDAAERLPSREPSPAQHFSDTHFDADVQQALDTLAPEFRAAVVLCDIEGLSYEEIAATLGVKLGTVRSRIHRGRSHLRAALKHRAPNTAAGRARRGGSAEPVPVGAEPADSDRRGS; from the coding sequence ATGAACCAGACTCTGCACTCCCCCCTGGACAAGTCGGACGAAGACGACTCGACGACCGAGACCGTCGGCACGCTCGCCACCTTCGCCGAGGGCCCCGACGCGCAGAGCTGGACGCCGCCCAGTTGGGAGGAGATCGTCGAGGCGCACAGCGCCCGGGTCTACCGCCTGGCCTACCGCCTCACGGGCAACCAGCACGACGCCGAGGACCTCACCCAGGAGGTCTTCGTCCGCGTCTTCCGGTCGCTCTCCACCTACACGCCCGGCACCTTCGAGGGCTGGCTGCACCGGATCACCACCAACCTGTTCCTGGACATGGTGCGCCGACGCCAGCGGATCCGCTTCGACGCCCTCGCCGAGGACGCCGCCGAGCGGCTGCCCAGCCGCGAGCCCAGCCCGGCCCAACACTTCAGCGACACCCACTTCGACGCCGACGTCCAGCAGGCGCTGGACACCCTGGCGCCCGAGTTCCGCGCCGCCGTGGTGCTCTGCGACATCGAGGGCCTCTCGTACGAGGAGATCGCCGCCACCCTGGGCGTCAAGCTCGGCACGGTCCGCAGCCGGATCCACCGCGGCCGCTCGCACCTGCGCGCCGCGCTCAAGCACCGCGCGCCGAACACGGCCGCCGGCCGGGCCCGCCGCGGCGGCTCCGCCGAACCGGTGCCGGTCGGCGCGGAGCCCGCCGACAGCGATCGGAGGGGCTCATGA
- a CDS encoding tyrosine-type recombinase/integrase → MAGHIQDRWYKTETGPDGKSRRVKTDRHGTGSRYRARYVGPDGSERSKSFPDRQKRQADQWLAQIEADMARGQFIDPNAGRITVKQFAEKWLASLTMDPLSYVTTEQRVRLHVVPHLGMRPLASLRPSDLREWLVKLAEGGLSAASQRGVFANLGTMLTAAVEDRLIPNNPCRSTSVKAPKLDTRRITPWLLDQVLSVRKALPESYRPLVDLAAGCGLRQGETFGLAVDQVDFIEGTVHVVRQIRLIRNRPVFSPPKGGKTRPVPLPETVARELRTHITAHPPVSITLPWVRVDGPPVTANLLFVDAKRRHLHRNEFNRTVWRPALTSAGVPLGRDNGMHALRHFYASVLLDAGESIKALSAYLGHHDPGFTLRTYTHLMPSSEKRTKEAVDRVFGGGPDAADGPTTAQGPE, encoded by the coding sequence GTGGCCGGACACATCCAGGACCGCTGGTACAAGACCGAGACCGGCCCCGACGGCAAGTCGCGCCGGGTGAAGACCGACCGGCACGGAACCGGCAGCCGCTACCGGGCTCGGTACGTCGGCCCGGACGGTAGCGAGCGGAGCAAGTCGTTCCCGGACCGCCAGAAGCGGCAGGCCGATCAGTGGCTCGCCCAGATCGAGGCGGACATGGCGCGCGGCCAGTTCATCGACCCGAACGCCGGGCGCATCACGGTCAAGCAGTTCGCCGAGAAGTGGCTGGCGTCGCTCACCATGGACCCGCTCTCGTACGTCACTACCGAGCAGCGCGTCCGACTGCACGTCGTGCCGCACCTCGGCATGCGGCCCCTGGCATCGCTCCGACCGTCCGACCTGCGCGAGTGGTTGGTGAAGCTCGCAGAGGGAGGCCTGTCGGCGGCAAGCCAGCGAGGGGTGTTCGCCAACCTCGGCACCATGCTGACCGCCGCAGTCGAGGACCGGTTGATCCCGAACAACCCGTGCAGGTCGACGTCGGTGAAGGCTCCGAAGCTGGACACCCGCAGGATCACGCCCTGGCTCCTCGATCAGGTCCTCTCCGTGCGGAAAGCCCTCCCGGAGAGCTACCGCCCGCTGGTGGACCTGGCCGCTGGATGCGGTCTTCGTCAGGGGGAGACCTTCGGCCTGGCCGTGGACCAGGTGGACTTCATCGAAGGCACAGTGCACGTCGTCCGGCAGATTCGGCTCATCCGCAATCGGCCGGTCTTCTCTCCGCCGAAGGGTGGCAAGACCCGGCCTGTACCGCTTCCGGAGACCGTGGCTCGGGAGCTGCGAACGCACATCACGGCTCATCCTCCGGTCAGCATCACGCTCCCCTGGGTCCGGGTGGACGGCCCGCCCGTCACCGCCAACCTGCTGTTCGTCGACGCCAAGAGGCGTCACCTGCACCGCAACGAGTTCAACCGGACGGTCTGGCGTCCCGCCCTCACGTCGGCCGGCGTCCCGCTGGGTCGCGACAACGGCATGCACGCGCTGCGGCACTTCTACGCCTCGGTCCTGCTCGACGCCGGGGAGAGCATCAAGGCCCTGAGCGCGTACCTCGGTCACCACGACCCGGGCTTCACGCTCCGCACCTACACGCACCTGATGCCCAGCAGCGAGAAGCGGACCAAAGAGGCGGTCGACCGGGTCTTCGGGGGTGGCCCCGATGCGGCTGACGGCCCCACGACGGCCCAAGGGCCCGAGTGA
- a CDS encoding O-methyltransferase, whose amino-acid sequence MSTSGRHHRCGGAAITEFGPARVALADTYVGEDAVLTYARALSARTGIRAIGPSGGACLRLLAAALDAKAVAEIGTGTGVSGVYLLRGMRPDGVLTTVDSEPVRQQYAREAYHAAGFAPNRARFIPGRALDVLPRLADGQYDLVFCDGDPAESQSYLAESLRLLRPGGMVCFEGVFQEGRLAEPELDDPQTHAVRELVREVRESELLLPALLPVSDGLLCAVKRH is encoded by the coding sequence ATGTCGACATCGGGTCGGCACCACCGCTGCGGAGGGGCAGCCATCACCGAATTCGGGCCGGCGCGGGTGGCGCTCGCCGACACCTACGTCGGCGAGGACGCGGTGCTGACCTACGCCCGGGCGCTGTCGGCCCGCACCGGGATCCGGGCGATCGGCCCGAGCGGCGGCGCCTGCCTGCGGCTGCTGGCCGCCGCGCTGGACGCCAAGGCGGTCGCCGAGATCGGCACCGGCACCGGCGTCTCCGGCGTCTACCTGCTGCGCGGGATGCGGCCGGACGGGGTGCTCACCACCGTCGACTCCGAGCCGGTGCGCCAGCAGTACGCCCGCGAGGCGTACCACGCGGCCGGCTTCGCCCCCAACCGGGCGCGGTTCATCCCCGGCCGGGCGCTGGACGTGCTGCCGCGGCTCGCGGACGGCCAGTACGACCTGGTGTTCTGCGACGGCGACCCGGCGGAATCCCAGTCGTACCTTGCAGAATCGTTGCGCCTGCTGCGGCCCGGCGGGATGGTCTGCTTCGAGGGCGTCTTCCAGGAGGGCCGGCTCGCCGAGCCCGAGCTGGACGACCCGCAGACGCACGCCGTCCGGGAGCTGGTCCGCGAGGTCCGGGAGAGCGAGCTCCTGCTGCCCGCGCTGCTGCCGGTCAGCGACGGGCTGCTCTGCGCGGTCAAGCGCCACTGA
- a CDS encoding sec-independent translocase, producing the protein MFSDIGGLEVVTLAIMAIVIFGPDKLPKLIQDTMGFIRKIRSFADTAKEDIRSELGPQFQDFEFEDLHPKTFVRKQLLGGNDDPLGFKEIKDGLDLKSTLNGGSAPAAARTDLGKPASPIASASAPLAAGERPPFDPDAT; encoded by the coding sequence GTGTTTTCAGACATAGGCGGGCTGGAGGTCGTGACGCTGGCCATCATGGCCATCGTCATCTTCGGGCCTGACAAGCTCCCGAAGCTCATCCAGGACACGATGGGCTTCATCCGCAAGATCCGCTCCTTCGCCGACACCGCGAAGGAGGACATCCGCAGCGAGCTCGGCCCGCAGTTCCAGGACTTCGAGTTCGAGGACCTGCACCCGAAGACCTTCGTCCGCAAGCAGCTGCTGGGCGGCAACGACGACCCGCTGGGCTTCAAGGAGATCAAGGACGGCCTGGACCTCAAGTCCACGCTGAACGGCGGCTCCGCGCCCGCCGCGGCGCGCACCGACCTCGGCAAGCCGGCCTCGCCGATCGCGAGCGCGTCCGCGCCGCTGGCCGCCGGCGAACGGCCCCCGTTCGACCCGGACGCCACCTGA